In a genomic window of Pangasianodon hypophthalmus isolate fPanHyp1 chromosome 19, fPanHyp1.pri, whole genome shotgun sequence:
- the LOC113524753 gene encoding zinc finger protein 568 has translation MDSAETRPCSSRKTSNTPPPVDSQLCGDVQRGTALSGEAVSSLGDSIPVDHHEHVKKEEPEDEDYFCEVSSSSLRHMMPVDQQKKEELEDKDYLSGETSSSVGHIHLIDQQKHVIKEEPEDEDFLCGGTSSSVGHITHEGEQNGEVLKKEIKEEESKDEEYLCTTTVCEMNNTQLQTFTCSWCPLVCISQIDLQKHIRRCHCEEHKGLLKSGDMKYEKLMPTRSSDSQQAISATLNCNITHRQMHEGIFHCSQCGKSFTDQSTHRQHQCIDKAEKLHHCSECGKNFAQLSQLQRHQRIHTGEKPYHCSQCGKTFIGKNTLKAHQVIHTGEKPHHCLQCGKSFAQHGNLQRHQLIHNGGKPYKCSQCGKSFAQQGNLQRHQRIHNGEKPYYCSQCGMCFTQQSNLQRHQRIHNGEKPYQCSQCGKSFINKCGLRTHQLIHNGEKPHHCSECGKSFIYKSDFQIHQRIHTGEKPYNCSECGKRFTTMSNFQRHQRIHTAEKPHHCSHCGKNFIHENQLQKHQRIHTGEKPYQCSECGKSFSYKSPLEKHQRNHIAQKQIQCLVWTEIQLFRIEDTQVDLHGAISLYRGVPKASPAGGAVNMNSGVNSPQKKTSCSFISLSKQLSFLSLPLSLSEKHNPFRALTMESAEDCLGSFRKSRHTSSHSQLLGDVQTEIDGGTSSSLEDITPVDYQKHVKEEPEDEGYLYGGTSSPVGHITPIDQQKCIKKEEPEDEENLYEEITIGQISPVDQQNKGFQSEHIKKEESEDEGYVCTTTVCEKNDAQLQVFTCSWCSLSYASQIYLHKHIRRYHNEQYKRLIESGEIKCENLVPTNSSSIQQTISGSLNSNTSNQVQNEVYPCSQCGKRFAQQSSLQIHQCIHTGEKPYCCSQCGKSFVRQSTLQQHQHIHTGEKPYHCLECGKSFIRQCDLETHQRIHTGERPFHCSECGKSFITKRYLKAHQVIHKAEKPYHCSECGKSFIRRSNLQIHLRIHTGEKPYCCTECGKSFSQQNSLQHHQRIHIAEKPIQCSQCGQRFTYSGAFKVHKCPNMEPSVCVA, from the exons CTTTGTGGGGATGTGCAGAGAGGAACAGCTTTAAGTGGAGAGGCAGTGAGTTCACTGGGAGACAGCATCCCTGTGGACcatcatgaacatgtaaaaAAGGAAGAACCTGAAGATGAAGACTATTTCT GTGAAGTGTCATCAAGTTCTCTAAGGCACATGATGCCTGTGGACcaacagaaaaaagaagaacttGAAGATAAAGACTACCTCA GTGGAGAAACATCAAGCTCTGTGGGACACATCCACCTCATAGACCAACAAAAGCATGTAATAAAAGAAGAACCTGAAGATGAAGACTTTCTTT GTGGAGGAACATCAAGCTCTGTGGGACACATCACCCATGAGGGTGAACAGAATGGGGAGGTCCTTAAGAAGGAGATAAAAGAGGAAGAGTCTAAAGATGAAGAGTACCTTTGTACAACAACAGTCTGTG AAATGAACAACACCCAGTTACAAACCTTCACCTGCTCGTGGTGTCCACTTGTCTGTATATCGCAAATTGACCtccaaaaacacatcagaagaTGCCACTGTGAGGAACATAAGGGACTCCTGAAATCAGGAGACATGAAATATGAGAAACTGATGCCTACAAGAAGCTCAGACAGTCAGCAAGCAATCTCTGCTACTCTGAACTGTAATATCACTCATAGACAAATGCACGAAGGCATctttcactgctcacagtgtgggaagagttttactgaCCAGAGTACTCACCGACAACACCAATGCATTGATAAAGCGGAGAAGCTACATCACTGCTCAGAGTGTGGGAAGAACTTTGCCCAACTGAGCCAACTCCAACGCCACCaacgcattcacacaggagagaagccatatcattgttcacagtgtggaaagacATTTATTGGGAAGAATACTCTTAAAGCACACCAGgtcattcacacaggagagaagccacaTCACTGCttacagtgtgggaagagttttgccCAACATGGTAATCTCCAACGACACCAACTCATTCACAATGGAGGGAAGCCGTATaagtgctcacagtgtgggaagagtttcgCCCAGCAGGGTAATCTACAACgtcaccagcgcattcacaatGGAGAGAAGCCATattactgctcacagtgtgggatgTGTTTTACCCAACAGAGTAATCTCCAacgacaccagcgcattcacaatGGCGAGAAGCCTTATCAATGCTcgcagtgtgggaagagttttataAATAAGTGTGGTCTCCGAACACACCAGCTCATTCACAATGGAGAGAAGCCACATCACTGCTCAGAATGTGGGAAAAGTTTTATATACAAGAGTGATTTCCAAatacaccagcgcattcacacaggagagaagccgtataaCTGCTCGGAGTGTGGGAAACGTTTTACAACCATGAGTAATTTCCAACGgcatcagcgcattcacacagcaGAGAAGCCACATCACTGCTCACATTGTGGAAAGAATTTTATTCATGAGAATCAACTCCAaaaacaccagcgcattcacacaggagagaagccgtatcagtgctcAGAGTGCGGGAAGAGTTTTAGTTACAAGAGTCCACTCGAAAAACACCAGCGCAATCACATAGCGCAGAAGCAGATTCAGTGCTTGGTGTGGACAGAGATTCAGTTATTTAGAATTGAAGATACACAAGTGGACCTACATGGAGCTATCAGTTT atacagggGCGTGCCTAAG GCTTCTCCAGCAGGCGGCGCTGTGAACATGAACTCTGGCGTAAACTCACCACAGAAGAAGACGAGCTGCAGTTTCATTTCCCTGAGTAAACAGCtgagctttctctctctccctctctctctgtctgag AAGCATAACCCTTTTAGAGCTCTTACAATGGAATCAGCAGAGGACTGCCTGGGCTCTTTCAGAAAATCTCGACACACTTCTTCTCACTCACAG CTTTTGGGGGATGTGCAGACAGAAATAGATGGAGGGACATCAAGCTCTTTGGAAGACATCACCCCTGTGGACTATCAGAAACATGTAAAGGAAGAACCTGAAGATGAAGGCTACCTCT ATGGAGGGACGTCCAGCCCTGTAGGACACATCACCCCTATTGACCAgcagaaatgtataaaaaaggaagaacctgaagatgaagaaaatctCT ATGAAGAGATAACCATAGGACAGATTTCCCCCGTGGACCAACAGAACAAAGGATTTCAAAGTGAGCACATAAAAAAGGAAGAGTCTGAAGATGAAGGCTACGTCTGTACAACAACAGTCTGTG AAAAGAACGATGCCCAGTTACAAGTCTTCACCTGCTCCTGGTGTTCACTTTCCTATGCATCTCAAATTTACCTTCATAAACACATCAGAAGATACCACAATGAGCAATATAAGAGACTGATAGAATCAGGAGAGATTAAATGTGAGAATTTGGTGCCTACAAACAGCTCCAGTATTCAGCAAACAATCTCTGGTAGTCTGAACAGTAACACATCTAATCAAGTGCAGAATGAAGTCTATccctgctcacagtgtggaaagagatTTGCCCAACAGAGTAGTCTCCAAATACATCAGTGtattcacactggagagaagccatattgctgctcacagtgtgggaagagttttgtTCGACAGAGTACTCTCCAGCAACATcagcacattcacacaggagagaaaccgtaCCACTGCTTAGAGTGTGGGAAAAGTTTTATTCGACAATGTGATCTCGAaacacaccagcgcattcacacaggagagaggcCGTTTCACTGCTCagagtgtggaaagagttttataACCAAAAGGTACCTGAAAGCACACCAGGTGATTCACAAAGCAGAGAAGCCGTACCACTGCtcagagtgtgggaagagttttattcGACGGTCAAACCTCCAAATACACctgcgcattcacacaggagaaaagccGTATTGCTGCACGGAGTGTGGGAAAAGTTTTTCCCAACAGAATTCTCTCCAACATCACCAGCGCATTCATATAGCCGAGAAGCCAATTCAGTGTTCCCAGTGTGGACAGAGATTTACTTATTCAGGTGCATTTAAAGTACACAAATGCCCCAACATGGAGCCATCAGTTTGTGTAGCATGA